The genomic DNA CCACCGATTTTTGGTTGTATTGTTCTTGGGTTATCCGTACGAATGTTTCTTTCGATTCGAAGTACACGCACAAAACGAACGCTTGGTGTGACAAACTCCTTTATATCTGGAGCAAGCATCGGTACTATTTCAAGCCTTGCTGGTATTGGTGGTGGCTCTTTGTTAGTCCCTTTTCTTAATCGGCATGGGATAGAAATGCGTAAGGCGGTTGGAACTTCGTCTTTTTGTAGCGCATTATTAGCAACCTCTGGAATGCTCGGTTTTGTTTTTCATGGCGCCAGCTCAGATGCTTTACCTGCCCACAGTTTTGGTTATGTTTATTTACCAGCGTTGTTCGCTATTGCGTCTAGTTCCATATTAACCAGTAAATTAGGCGTACGGTTGACGACAATATTACCGACAGTAATATTGAAAAAAATATTTGCTGTATTGCTCTTACTCATAGCAGTACGCATGCTTCTCTTTTAATGAAAACTCTAAGAAGACATTATGAATCAAGGATTTCTCACTTTCCCTCATATTGATCCTGTAATTTTAGAAATTGGTCCAATTTCTATTCGTTGGTATGGATTGATGTATCTAGTTGGTTTTGCCTTTGCTATGTGGTTGGCAAATCGTCGCGCTGATAAGCCTAATAGTGGCTGGAATCGTGAGCAGGTATCAGACCTATTGTTTCTTGGTTTTTTAGGGGTAGTCGTGGGTGGCCGTATCGGCTACGTGATTTTTTATCACTTTGATTTATTCCTCGATAATCCGCTTTATTTATTTAAAGTTTGGACGGGGGGCATGTCATTTCACGGTGGTCTGATCGGGGTGATCTCCGCCATGGCCTACTACGCCTATCGAAATAATCGTACCTTCTTTAATGTTGCTGATTTTATTGCGCCACTGATACCGTTTGGTTTAGGTATGGGACGCATTGGTAACTTTATGAATGATGAGCTTTGGGGAAGAGTGACAGATGTGAAGTGGGCTGTACTGTTCCCATCTGGTGGCTATCTACCACGTCATCCATCTCAGCTTTATGAAGCCTTTCTTGAAGGGGTGGTACTGTTCCTTATCTTGAATATCTTTATTCGTAAACCAAGACCGGCTGGCGCAGTCGCGGGTTTATTTTTAATGGGCTACGGTACTTTCCGTTTCACCGTTGAATATTTCAGAGAGCCCGATGCTCAACTTGGTTTGTTTGGTGACTGGATATCCATGGGGCAAATCTTATCATCACCGATGATTTTTATTGGCGCAGGTATGATTTGGTGGGCCTATAAATACAATAAAAAGTCGCTACAAACGACGACGGCTAAGGATAAATCATGAAGCAATACCTAGATTTATGCCATCGCATTGTTGATAACGGACATTGGATTGAAAATCAGCGTACAGGCAAGCGTTGCCTGACGGTGGTGAATGCCGATTTAACCTATGATGTAGGAAATAATGCCTTCCCTCTAGTGACTACTCGCAAGAGTTTTTGGAAAGCCGCGGTCGCTGAACTCCTTGGTTATATTCGTGGTTATGATAATGCGGAGCAATTTCGTCAGTTAGGTACGAAAACTTGGGATGCCAATGCCAACTTAAATGAAGCATGGCTAAACAATAGTTACCGTAAAGGCGAAGATGATATGGGACGCGTTTACGGCGTTCAAGGTCGTCAGTGGGCCAAACCTGATGGCGGTCATATCGACCAATTACGCAAAATTGTTGACGATCTGACTCAGGGAGTGGATGACCGAGGGGAAATCCTTAACTTCTATAACCCTGGAGAGTTTCATATGGGGTGCTTACGTCCTTGTATGTACAGCCACCATTTCTCTTTACTTGGCGACACTCTGTATTTGAATAGTACTCAGCGCTCTTGTGACGTGCCCCTTGGGCTTAATTTTAACATGGTACAAGTGTATGCGTTTTTGGCGATTATGGCGCAAATCACAGGGCACAAAGCGGGTGTGGCGTATCATAAAATAGTCAACGCACATATTTATGAAGATCAGTTAGAATTGATGCGCGATGTACAACTGCAACGCCAGCCTTTACCGGCAGCAAAATTCATTATAAACCC from Vibrio rarus includes the following:
- a CDS encoding thymidylate synthase gives rise to the protein MKQYLDLCHRIVDNGHWIENQRTGKRCLTVVNADLTYDVGNNAFPLVTTRKSFWKAAVAELLGYIRGYDNAEQFRQLGTKTWDANANLNEAWLNNSYRKGEDDMGRVYGVQGRQWAKPDGGHIDQLRKIVDDLTQGVDDRGEILNFYNPGEFHMGCLRPCMYSHHFSLLGDTLYLNSTQRSCDVPLGLNFNMVQVYAFLAIMAQITGHKAGVAYHKIVNAHIYEDQLELMRDVQLQRQPLPAAKFIINPKIKSLEDLETWVTLDDFSVEGYESHPAIRYPFSV
- the lgt gene encoding prolipoprotein diacylglyceryl transferase, with protein sequence MNQGFLTFPHIDPVILEIGPISIRWYGLMYLVGFAFAMWLANRRADKPNSGWNREQVSDLLFLGFLGVVVGGRIGYVIFYHFDLFLDNPLYLFKVWTGGMSFHGGLIGVISAMAYYAYRNNRTFFNVADFIAPLIPFGLGMGRIGNFMNDELWGRVTDVKWAVLFPSGGYLPRHPSQLYEAFLEGVVLFLILNIFIRKPRPAGAVAGLFLMGYGTFRFTVEYFREPDAQLGLFGDWISMGQILSSPMIFIGAGMIWWAYKYNKKSLQTTTAKDKS
- a CDS encoding sulfite exporter TauE/SafE family protein, which translates into the protein MVTFELVIVLVMLGAVVGVLAGLLGIGGGLIIVPSLLFLLPMFGIDADVAMQMALATSLACIIITSSSSAFNHYRVNNVDVFVVKFLIPGIILGGFIGSFVAEFLPSQYLPPIFGCIVLGLSVRMFLSIRSTRTKRTLGVTNSFISGASIGTISSLAGIGGGSLLVPFLNRHGIEMRKAVGTSSFCSALLATSGMLGFVFHGASSDALPAHSFGYVYLPALFAIASSSILTSKLGVRLTTILPTVILKKIFAVLLLLIAVRMLLF